The following coding sequences are from one Microtus pennsylvanicus isolate mMicPen1 chromosome 1, mMicPen1.hap1, whole genome shotgun sequence window:
- the LOC142846109 gene encoding vomeronasal type-2 receptor 116-like — MMFPLLFMFPALQYYSSAYSFDRSHCSTKTGVSVYKGGDMVVTAFFPLHTIVYDSITEDPSSDSLYHQLNINNYQIVLAMVFAIEEINMNPHLLPNVSLGYDIYNVLYSEWSTLDRCITWLSGKKYISNYNCRKEMKSVAVLSGVSWIISAQIGTLLGLYKYPQLTIGSFDPNLNNHDQFPNLYQMASKDTSLASGIVLLLNYFQWNWVGLIVSEGQKGVQIISDLRAEMDRNRICRDFVEMIPVSKVSFLAQKQLNPTRVLKSSANVIITYGDSDFLRGFLSYLKQTLVTGKVWIMNAEWNDISHSKHFILQSLHGSLIFSHHHKELSGFRNFTQTLHPSKYPEDFYLQRFWFYFFNCSFADDCTTVEDCVPNVSLHDSPNNHFDKVMTEYAYNTYNAVYAVAHSLHEMLLHQVEVKPLRKAEELMFSAWQLHPFLKDKQFTNHAGEQVNLNEKMKLNAEYDILNYWNFPEGLGLKVKVGQFSPYGPLGQQLSLSEDMIEWATGITETPQSICSESCSPGFRKSLPEGNVACCFDCTLCPENEISNETDADQCVKCLDHQYANTDQNHCLQKSTTFLDYDDPLGRGLPCIAMYFSALSALVLGIFLKQQDTPIVKANNRTLSYILLITLNCCFLCSFLFIGHPNTTTCILQQTTFGVLFTVAVSTVLAKTITVVLAYKVTAPGRRIGWLLVTQAPNFIVPICTLFQIILCGVWLGKSSPFIDPDAHSEREHIIILCNKGSVTAFYCVLGYLGALALGSFTVAFLARNLPDTFNEAKFLTFSMLVFCSVWVTFLPVYHSTKGKVMVAVEVFSILASSAGLLGCIFAPKCYIILFRPQMNSIQGLRNKIHYRYKA, encoded by the exons ATGATGTTCCCTCTGCTTTTTATGTTTCCGGCTCTGCAGTATTACAGCTCTGCCTACTCCTTTGACCGTTCTCACTGTTCTACAAAGACAGGAGTCAGTGTGTATAAGGGTGGGGATATGGTGGTTACTGCATTTTTCCCACTGCATACTATTGTATATGATTCCATCACTGAAGATCCAAGCAGTGACAGCCTCTATCATCA GTTAAATATAAATAACTACCAAATTGTCCTGGCAATGGTTTTTGCCATTGAGGAGATCAACATGAACCCTCATCTTTTACCCAATGTGTCTCTGGGGTATGATATCTATAATGTCCTGTATAGTGAATGGTCGACATTGGATAGATGCATTACGTGGCTATCAGGGAAGAAATATATAAGTAATTACAACTGCAGGAAAGAAATGAAGTCTGTTGCTGTACTCTCAGGAGTATCCTGGATAATATCTGCCCAGATAGGAACACTGCTGGGACTCTACAAATATCCACAG ctGACCATTGGGTCTTTTGATCCTAACCTGAATAATCATGATCAGTTTCCCAATCTCTATCAAATGGCCTCCAAGGACACATCTCTGGCCAGTGGCATTGTCTTATTGTTGAATTATTTCCAGTGGAATTGGGTGGGGTTGATTGTATCTGAAGGACAAAAAGGTGTTCAGATAATCTCAGACCTGAGGGCAGAAATGGACAGAAACAGAATATGTAGAGATTTTGTGGAGATGATCCCAGTCAGTAAAGTATCGTTTTTGGCACAGAAACAATTGAATCCTACACGGGTTCTGAAATCATCAGCAAATGTGATCATCACCTATGGGGACAGTGACTTTCTGAGAGGCTTCCTGTCTTATTTAAAGCAGACTTTAGTTACAGGGAAAGTTTGGATCATGAACGCAGAATGGAATGATATCAGCCATTCAAAGCATTTCATTTTGCAGTCATTGCATGGGAGCCTCATTTTCTCACATCACCACAAAGAACTCTCTGGTTTCAGAAATTTTACCCAAACACTTCACCCTTCCAAATACCCAGAAGATTTTTACCTTCAAAGGTTTTGGTTCTACTTTTTTAACTGCTCATTTGCTGATGACTGTACTACAGTTGAGGACTGTGTGCCTAATGTTTCCTTGCATGACTCACCTAACAACCATTTTGATAAGGTCATGACCGAGTATGCTTACAATACATACAATGCTGTGTATGCTGTGGCCCACAGCCTTCATGAGATGCTTCTTCATCAAGTAGAAGTAAAACCATTAAGAAAGGCAGAAGAATTGATGTTTTCAGCCTGGCAG CTGCACCCTTTTCTAAAAGACAAGCAGTTTACTAATCATGCTGGAGAACAAGtgaatttgaatgagaaaatgaaactgaatgcaGAGTATGACATTCTCAACTATTGGAACTTTCCAGAAGGTCTAGGACTTAAAGTAAAAGTTGGACAGTTTTCCCCATATGGTCCACTTGGTCAACAATTATCTTTATCTGAGGACATGATAGAATGGGCCACAGGAATTACAGAG ACTCCCCAGTCTATCTGCAGTGAAAGTTGTAGTCCTGGATTCAGAAAATCCCTCCCAGAAGGAAATGTGGCTTGTTGTTTTGACTGCACTCTGTGTCCAGAGAATGAGATTTCCAATGAGACTG ATGCGGATCAGTGTGTGAAGTGTCTAGATCATCAATATGCCAACACAGACCAAAACCATTGCCTCCAGAAATCTACGACCTTCCTGGACTATGACGATCCCCTGGGGAGAGGGCTGCCATGCATAGCCATGTACTTTTCTGCACTGTCAGCTCTCGTTCTTGGGATCTTTCTGAAGCAGCAAGACACGCCCATCGTGAAGGCAAATAACCGCACTCTCAGCTACATCCTGCTCATCACCCTTAACTGctgttttctctgctcttttctcttcattGGCCACCCCAACACAACCACTTGCATCCTGCAGCAGACCACATTTGGAGTGTTGTTCACTGTGGCTGTTTCCACTGTCTTAGCCAAAACTATCACTGTGGTTCTGGCCTACAAGGTCACTGCCCCAGGAAGAAGAATCGGGTGGTTGTTGGTAACACAGGCACCTAACTTCATTGTTCCCATCTGCACCTTGTTCCAGATTATCTTGTGTGGGGTCTGGCTGGGAAAATCTTCCCCCTTCATTGACCCAGATGCACACTCTGAACGTGAACACATTATCATCCTGTGCAACAAGGGCTCAGTCACTGCTTTCTACTGTGTGCTGGGATATCTGGGAGCTCTGGCCTTGGGAAGCTTCACTGTGGCTTTCCTGGCCAGAAACCTACCTGACACCTTCAATGAAGCCAAGTTCCTGACATTCAGCATGCTGGTGTTCTGCAGTGTCTGGGTCACCTTCCTCCCTGTCTACCACAGCACCAAAGGGAAGGTcatggtggctgtggaggtcttCTCCATCTTGGCATCCAGCGCAGGGCTCCTAGGTTGTATCTTTGCCCCCAAGTGCTACATCATTTTGTTCAGACCACAGATGAACTCTATTCAGGGTCTCAGGAACAAAATACATTATAGGTACAAGGCTTAA